The Chryseolinea soli genome contains a region encoding:
- a CDS encoding SusC/RagA family TonB-linked outer membrane protein: MKKKLYRCFGISVLILMLGYLQVPAQQRSITGTVKDVSGSTIPGVSVVVKGTSIGTVTDADGAFSINANSNETLVFTFIGYKREEILITQQTRLDMTLSEDVKTLDEIVVVGYGESKRKDVTGAISSITGDEIRKTNPVTFDQALQGKVAGMVVQQISGQPGGAVSIQIRGISSFSGASPLFVIDGVIIGGGANTAVGSNPLAGINPSEIESIDVLKDASATAIYGSQATNGVVIIKTKRGQVSPPKITYDFYTGYQQVRKMLPTMNLREFATFINDRNTGLGWGFDTRPQFANPQYLGEGTNWQKELFRNAPMSNHSVTVSGGDERTQYLFSGAYFKQEGIALGSGFQRVSVRLNLDNKTTRWLKIGTSLQLVNIKENVNSTNSNVISTALSQTPDIAVKNPDGSWGGGIDPNGWVNASRMANPYALALINTDLAKRNQLFGNVYAEIEFTKNLMLRNEVSGSFAMGTEDKFNPTYTMGLNVNKTNSATYSYTQNYYTIVRNYLTYSKLFNSAYNLNVMAGHEAQLSTSESVSATRINFPSNNVHAINSGDATTATNSGTKGQNALESYFGRVNFMWNDKYLITGNVRADGSSKFASGNRWVTTYSGALAWKIQNENFLRNTPVNELKLRVGYGLTNNQNIKDYAYAATLNTISNGLSGVAQLTGNLANPLVQWEKTKYANIGLDGAILNSRLNFSVDFYDRTTDGLLLSLPLPFYSGTTTGYLPGALEAPYVNVGSVSNKGFDFRISSTNLTTRSFSWRTDVTVSHNTNKIEKLNTDGASLPSYYGANVAAMSVVGRSMGQFYGYQTDGIFATANDFETHPLPINPTTGAKLPIGPSSGSIWYGDYKFKDVNGDGVIDEHDQTFLGSPIPKFQIGFNNTFTYKNFDLNVFFSANVGNKVLNGLRIQSDNPLTSFGYFKSLSNHAQLALIDPNGSASDINNVYVTNPNTDIVGLRNDDTNNNNRISNRYIEDGSFVRCKTISLGYTIPEKIMSKLRIHSLRIYGNVSNAFLITKYKGMDPEIGSWNPLSAGMDNGFYPQPRVFTIGANLQL, encoded by the coding sequence ATGAAAAAGAAGCTCTACAGATGTTTCGGCATTTCTGTATTGATCCTGATGCTAGGTTACCTCCAGGTTCCGGCGCAACAGCGATCGATCACGGGAACCGTAAAGGACGTATCTGGAAGTACCATACCAGGCGTCAGTGTAGTTGTAAAAGGTACGAGCATTGGGACGGTAACGGATGCTGATGGAGCATTTTCCATTAATGCCAACTCCAATGAGACGCTCGTATTCACGTTTATCGGCTATAAGCGCGAAGAAATCCTGATCACCCAACAGACCAGGCTCGACATGACATTAAGTGAAGACGTGAAGACACTTGATGAGATCGTAGTGGTGGGGTATGGTGAGTCAAAGAGAAAGGATGTCACGGGCGCGATCTCTTCCATTACCGGCGATGAGATCCGAAAAACAAATCCCGTCACGTTCGACCAGGCGTTGCAGGGGAAAGTAGCCGGCATGGTTGTGCAGCAGATCTCCGGTCAGCCGGGAGGAGCTGTTTCTATACAGATCCGTGGGATCTCCTCTTTTAGCGGCGCTTCGCCTTTATTTGTGATCGATGGCGTGATCATCGGCGGCGGTGCGAATACCGCAGTCGGTTCCAACCCGTTGGCGGGTATCAACCCATCGGAGATCGAGTCCATCGATGTTTTAAAAGACGCATCAGCGACCGCCATCTATGGCTCACAGGCCACGAATGGCGTGGTGATCATCAAGACGAAAAGAGGTCAGGTATCGCCACCCAAAATAACCTACGATTTCTATACCGGCTATCAGCAAGTGAGGAAGATGCTTCCTACCATGAACCTGCGGGAGTTTGCCACTTTTATAAACGACAGAAATACAGGCTTAGGCTGGGGATTCGATACCAGGCCTCAGTTCGCCAATCCCCAATACCTGGGCGAGGGCACCAATTGGCAAAAAGAGTTATTCCGTAACGCGCCGATGAGCAATCACTCGGTGACGGTGAGCGGAGGTGACGAACGGACGCAGTACTTATTTTCAGGCGCTTACTTCAAGCAAGAGGGAATTGCCCTGGGCTCCGGATTCCAGCGCGTCTCCGTGCGACTCAACCTGGATAACAAAACCACCCGTTGGTTGAAAATTGGAACCAGCCTGCAGCTCGTCAATATTAAAGAGAACGTCAACTCCACAAACTCAAATGTCATTTCGACGGCACTCAGTCAAACACCCGACATCGCCGTAAAAAATCCGGATGGTAGCTGGGGCGGTGGTATAGATCCAAACGGCTGGGTGAACGCCAGCAGAATGGCAAACCCCTATGCCCTTGCCCTGATCAATACCGATCTGGCAAAACGCAACCAGCTCTTCGGCAATGTTTACGCTGAAATAGAATTTACCAAGAACCTGATGCTGCGAAATGAAGTGTCGGGAAGCTTCGCCATGGGTACGGAAGATAAATTCAATCCCACCTATACGATGGGACTTAATGTGAATAAAACAAATTCTGCCACGTACTCCTATACACAAAACTATTACACGATCGTCCGGAACTATCTCACCTATTCCAAGTTGTTCAACTCCGCCTATAACCTCAACGTTATGGCGGGACATGAAGCGCAGTTGAGCACCAGTGAAAGCGTTTCGGCGACGCGCATAAATTTCCCGTCAAACAACGTTCACGCCATCAACAGTGGCGATGCCACGACGGCCACCAACTCGGGCACCAAAGGACAGAATGCCCTGGAGTCGTATTTCGGTCGTGTCAATTTTATGTGGAACGATAAATATCTGATTACCGGCAATGTGCGCGCAGACGGTTCTTCAAAATTTGCGTCGGGCAACCGGTGGGTAACAACCTACTCTGGTGCATTGGCGTGGAAAATTCAAAATGAGAATTTTCTTAGAAACACGCCAGTTAATGAGTTGAAGCTCCGTGTAGGCTATGGACTCACCAACAACCAAAATATAAAAGACTATGCCTATGCAGCCACACTAAACACCATTTCCAATGGTCTGTCAGGTGTTGCTCAACTTACCGGCAATCTGGCGAATCCGTTGGTGCAATGGGAAAAAACCAAATACGCCAACATCGGCCTGGATGGAGCCATCTTAAACTCACGCCTCAATTTCTCCGTGGATTTTTATGACCGCACAACCGATGGCCTTTTGCTAAGTCTCCCGTTGCCTTTCTATTCAGGCACAACCACAGGCTATTTACCGGGCGCCCTGGAAGCACCGTATGTAAATGTTGGGTCGGTGAGCAACAAAGGGTTTGATTTCAGGATCAGTTCAACGAACCTGACCACAAGAAGTTTCTCCTGGAGAACGGATGTTACCGTATCGCACAACACCAATAAAATAGAAAAGCTGAATACGGATGGGGCTTCGTTGCCGAGTTACTATGGGGCCAATGTTGCGGCCATGTCGGTAGTGGGCAGATCGATGGGACAATTTTATGGTTATCAAACCGATGGCATATTTGCAACCGCTAACGATTTTGAAACCCATCCCTTACCCATTAACCCTACAACGGGTGCAAAATTGCCGATCGGACCATCATCGGGGTCGATCTGGTATGGCGACTACAAATTCAAGGATGTCAATGGCGATGGCGTTATTGATGAACATGACCAAACGTTCCTGGGTTCGCCCATTCCTAAATTCCAGATTGGTTTCAATAACACATTTACCTACAAGAATTTTGATCTGAATGTTTTCTTCAGCGCGAACGTGGGTAACAAAGTATTGAATGGATTGCGCATACAAAGCGACAACCCGTTGACAAGCTTTGGTTATTTTAAATCACTGTCAAACCACGCGCAACTGGCATTGATCGACCCCAATGGATCGGCTTCGGACATCAACAACGTCTACGTTACCAATCCAAACACCGATATCGTAGGGCTCCGGAATGACGATACGAATAACAACAATCGTATCTCCAACCGGTATATCGAAGACGGTTCTTTTGTTCGATGCAAAACCATTTCGCTGGGCTACACGATCCCCGAAAAGATCATGTCGAAATTGCGCATCCATTCCTTGCGGATCTATGGTAATGTATCCAACGCTTTTCTCATCACGAAATACAAAGGGATGGATCCTGAAATCGGTTCGTGGAATCCGCTGTCCGCAGGCATGGATAACGGTTTTTATCCCCAGCCCCGGGTATTTACGATCGGCGCTAACCTGCAGTTATAA
- a CDS encoding RagB/SusD family nutrient uptake outer membrane protein, translated as MKSISIILALFVIVSITGCEKDFLERPSLSQISSDNFYQTTADLRLATAALYGGSPWWQWNTQPYMMLGDVMSGNLISQWWGDAVQLNTFSITGQNAIMQQAWTGLYIVVAHCNATINAIKAKAPASISESDKNAAIAEARFIRAVAYYHLVMLWGDVPIIEDNTKLISSPLVNRNTKADVYRFITADLAYASRNLPATDAAGRATTWSAQGMAGKVYLTMAGLSQEGGSRNQTYLDSAKFFAGNVCKNSGRSLFPSYYDLFKTQFNDNPESLFALQWAPGVTYGFGNMLQTYSPSSDITPNNQGAWLFLQPTYDLYKLYSKKDTIRRKASFMLPGDKYPELNAAGGGYTSNSVTLKKHMVGTQTDNNSPNMTLVSSVEHNALLRLADVYLVYAEAILGNNASTADGEALQYFNAVRKRAGVDPATMLNMDTLIQERRKELAYEGHYWFDLVRLSYYDPQKAVSLLNDQQRVTFAYSSGIATPNAPIGSITPATPATFTLQLPSAELTANPKLADAPVPYYH; from the coding sequence ATGAAATCAATATCTATCATACTCGCCCTGTTCGTTATCGTATCCATAACGGGCTGCGAAAAAGATTTTCTTGAACGTCCTTCTTTATCACAGATAAGTTCTGATAATTTTTATCAGACAACGGCAGATTTAAGACTTGCTACCGCTGCACTCTACGGCGGTTCTCCATGGTGGCAATGGAACACGCAGCCCTACATGATGCTGGGTGATGTCATGAGCGGTAACCTGATCTCGCAATGGTGGGGCGATGCCGTGCAGCTGAACACGTTCTCCATTACAGGACAAAACGCCATCATGCAGCAAGCCTGGACGGGCTTGTACATTGTGGTGGCGCATTGTAACGCAACCATTAATGCGATAAAGGCAAAAGCACCCGCTTCCATTTCGGAATCGGATAAAAATGCGGCCATTGCAGAAGCCCGGTTTATTCGTGCCGTGGCCTATTATCACCTGGTCATGCTCTGGGGCGATGTGCCGATCATTGAAGACAACACCAAACTCATCAGCTCACCGCTGGTGAACCGGAATACCAAGGCGGACGTCTACAGGTTTATCACGGCCGATCTGGCCTATGCCTCGCGAAACCTCCCTGCCACAGACGCCGCCGGGAGAGCCACCACGTGGTCGGCACAAGGGATGGCCGGTAAAGTATACCTGACGATGGCCGGTTTATCGCAGGAGGGGGGCTCACGCAATCAGACCTATTTAGATAGCGCAAAATTTTTTGCCGGCAATGTGTGTAAGAACAGTGGACGGTCTCTGTTTCCCAGTTACTATGATCTGTTCAAAACGCAATTCAATGACAACCCGGAATCCTTATTTGCGCTGCAATGGGCGCCCGGCGTAACGTATGGCTTTGGCAACATGTTGCAGACATACTCTCCCAGCTCCGACATCACGCCCAACAATCAAGGGGCCTGGCTTTTCCTGCAGCCAACCTACGATCTATACAAACTATATTCCAAGAAAGACACGATCCGGCGCAAGGCCAGCTTCATGCTTCCCGGCGATAAGTATCCTGAACTGAACGCCGCAGGGGGTGGCTACACCTCCAATTCTGTAACCTTGAAAAAGCACATGGTCGGAACGCAAACGGATAATAATTCCCCAAACATGACACTCGTTTCGTCTGTAGAACACAATGCCCTGCTCAGGCTGGCCGATGTGTACCTCGTATACGCCGAAGCTATCCTGGGCAACAACGCATCCACAGCCGATGGCGAGGCATTGCAATATTTTAACGCCGTGCGCAAAAGAGCAGGCGTTGACCCGGCAACGATGCTGAATATGGATACATTGATCCAGGAGCGGCGAAAAGAGCTGGCATATGAGGGACATTACTGGTTCGACCTCGTTCGTCTTTCTTACTACGATCCTCAAAAAGCCGTGAGCCTTCTCAATGATCAGCAACGCGTGACCTTTGCGTATAGCAGCGGAATCGCCACACCGAATGCCCCGATCGGAAGCATTACGCCTGCAACTCCTGCCACATTTACCTTGCAGCTGCCGTCGGCGGAACTAACGGCAAACCCCAAGTTGGCGGATGCCCCGGTGCCTTATTACCATTGA
- a CDS encoding glycan-binding surface protein translates to MKKILYNYTRQLFFLSVTLIWLQACEKDEVSAPVITGIINYAPSPDDTVLQSLTPGQWVVVNGHNLQDALQISFNGVPANFNNGLFSDSYAVVQVPAVIPFPSIPAEKLNTIQYFTSHGSATFEFNIVAPAPTIASISNENANTGDSVYIYGTNLFLLTKISFAGVPITAYTSSVNGTSVGFVLPELSQSGPVIVANQSGADSTAFNVNDASTGVLCDFDNINTLSWGTGTDNSSTNFPGNKGSYAVLNNTVLSGGDASWWNWQRSINTNAVQWVPANNMSDPVGDYAFKFEINVPDAWKGTSIVVLKDYTWTYVAPYEPWKDANGNTFSYSTKGWRTVTLPLSGFRKDNGTGVAVTSLTDLLGSTGNGSVNIYTINSAGTPTATGLVAAIDNIRVVKIK, encoded by the coding sequence ATGAAAAAGATACTGTATAACTATACGCGACAGCTTTTTTTCCTGTCAGTGACTTTGATATGGCTGCAGGCTTGCGAAAAAGATGAGGTGAGTGCCCCGGTGATCACCGGCATCATAAATTACGCACCGTCGCCGGATGATACGGTTTTGCAAAGCCTGACGCCCGGCCAGTGGGTGGTGGTGAACGGACATAATTTACAAGACGCCCTCCAGATTTCCTTCAATGGCGTGCCGGCGAATTTCAACAATGGCTTGTTTTCAGATTCGTATGCTGTCGTACAGGTGCCGGCGGTGATACCGTTCCCATCCATACCTGCTGAAAAGCTCAATACCATCCAATACTTCACATCGCATGGGTCAGCAACCTTTGAGTTTAATATTGTTGCACCGGCACCCACCATAGCCAGCATCTCAAATGAGAATGCTAACACGGGAGACTCGGTATATATTTATGGAACAAATTTATTTCTGCTTACCAAAATAAGTTTTGCAGGCGTGCCGATCACCGCCTACACCTCTTCCGTAAATGGAACTTCTGTAGGCTTCGTTTTGCCAGAGCTTAGCCAGAGCGGGCCGGTAATCGTAGCGAACCAGTCGGGCGCAGATTCTACTGCATTTAATGTGAATGATGCATCGACCGGGGTCCTCTGTGATTTTGATAACATCAATACGCTTAGTTGGGGCACGGGTACAGATAACAGCAGCACCAATTTTCCGGGCAACAAGGGATCCTATGCCGTTCTCAATAATACTGTCCTAAGTGGTGGCGACGCGTCATGGTGGAATTGGCAACGCAGCATCAATACCAACGCGGTGCAATGGGTTCCGGCCAATAACATGAGCGACCCGGTTGGCGACTATGCATTTAAATTCGAGATCAATGTTCCGGATGCATGGAAGGGGACGTCTATTGTTGTCCTGAAGGATTACACCTGGACGTATGTTGCCCCCTATGAGCCCTGGAAAGATGCCAACGGAAATACTTTTTCATACTCCACGAAAGGTTGGCGAACCGTAACCCTTCCGTTATCCGGATTTAGAAAGGATAACGGTACCGGCGTTGCCGTTACAAGCTTGACCGATTTGTTGGGAAGCACGGGCAATGGAAGCGTAAACATCTATACGATCAACAGTGCCGGCACCCCTACAGCGACAGGGTTGGTCGCGGCCATTGATAACATCAGGGTGGTGAAAATCAAATAG
- a CDS encoding cellulase family glycosylhydrolase, with amino-acid sequence MKIKCPFKISLFLVMIISFSSCGKEGVEPQLLVSETELSLSMAGATSEITVTSNDSWNINNNASAWLQLSQTGGNSGSATVQITAGPNATGSTRSAVLVVTAANGQSRRVSVSQASQMYPSYNTSPKPPDASGMSSTAVQLADKITLGWNLGNTMEAPGGETGWGSPVITEDYIKFVKQNGFNAIRIPCAWNWYHVDNQATAHIDQNWLNRVKEVVGYCVKNDMYVLLNIHWDGGWLENNCTPVKKDSVNAKQKALWEQIATTMRDFDEHLMFASANEPNADDATKMGVLHSYHQTFIDAVRSTGGRNTYRALVLQGAPELFAVSSFPTDPTPNRLMYEPHNYTPFQFTTLDGDASWGKMFYYWGAGHHSTIEPDRNPTWGEEDEQLKGFKLLKENYVDKGIPVLMGEYGAYRRDGTKNIPLDLATHNDAVDYWLTYVTRQAIAHGIKPFYWDIGGALDRANYTVKDQRTIDAILEGAK; translated from the coding sequence ATGAAGATCAAATGTCCTTTTAAAATTTCTCTGTTTCTCGTGATGATCATTTCCTTTTCCTCTTGTGGAAAAGAAGGTGTTGAGCCGCAGCTATTGGTTTCCGAAACGGAGCTTTCCTTGTCCATGGCGGGCGCTACGTCGGAAATAACGGTGACCAGCAACGACAGCTGGAATATCAATAACAATGCTTCAGCATGGTTACAGTTAAGTCAAACAGGGGGTAACAGTGGCAGTGCCACCGTTCAAATAACCGCGGGACCCAATGCTACCGGTTCCACGCGTTCTGCCGTGTTGGTGGTGACCGCTGCCAACGGCCAGTCCAGACGCGTCAGCGTTTCCCAGGCGAGTCAGATGTATCCGTCCTACAATACATCTCCCAAACCACCGGATGCCAGTGGAATGAGCAGCACAGCCGTGCAACTCGCCGACAAGATAACATTGGGTTGGAACCTTGGAAATACCATGGAAGCCCCGGGTGGCGAAACAGGGTGGGGCAGCCCGGTCATCACGGAAGACTATATCAAGTTTGTAAAACAAAATGGTTTTAATGCTATTCGCATTCCATGTGCCTGGAATTGGTATCACGTGGATAACCAGGCGACCGCGCACATCGATCAAAATTGGCTCAACCGGGTTAAGGAAGTGGTGGGCTATTGTGTGAAAAATGACATGTACGTTTTGCTGAACATTCATTGGGATGGTGGATGGCTTGAAAACAACTGTACCCCGGTGAAAAAGGATTCGGTCAATGCCAAGCAAAAAGCATTATGGGAACAGATCGCCACGACGATGCGTGATTTTGACGAACACCTCATGTTTGCCAGCGCCAACGAGCCCAACGCAGACGATGCCACGAAAATGGGTGTATTGCACTCCTATCATCAGACCTTTATTGATGCCGTTCGCTCAACCGGAGGCCGCAACACGTATCGCGCCCTGGTGCTGCAAGGCGCACCCGAACTATTTGCCGTAAGCTCATTTCCCACCGACCCCACGCCCAACCGTCTCATGTACGAGCCGCATAATTATACACCTTTTCAATTTACAACCTTGGATGGAGACGCGAGCTGGGGTAAAATGTTTTACTACTGGGGTGCCGGCCATCATTCTACGATCGAACCCGATCGCAATCCAACCTGGGGAGAAGAAGACGAGCAGCTAAAAGGCTTTAAACTGTTGAAGGAGAATTATGTCGATAAGGGCATTCCTGTCCTGATGGGAGAATATGGAGCATACCGGCGAGATGGCACTAAAAACATTCCTTTGGACTTAGCCACCCACAACGACGCGGTTGACTACTGGCTGACCTACGTCACCCGGCAGGCGATAGCGCACGGGATCAAGCCATTTTACTGGGACATAGGCGGCGCGTTGGATAGAGCAAATTATACGGTAAAAGATCAGCGTACGATCGATGCTATTCTGGAGGGTGCGAAATAG
- a CDS encoding GH39 family glycosyl hydrolase, with product MNRIYTAVFVCLLASCAMAQSKKKVAPERVINIDFNVEKGPLNTMFKECVGAGRANEGLRADWQQQLTYVRKECGFKYIRMHGLLTDDMAVYSQDKNGNPQYNYMYVDVLFDFLHSIGMKPFVELGFMPSQLASGNKTIFWWRGNVTPPKDYEKWAALVTNLVQHFTARYGEEEVKTWYFEVWNEPNLDGFWAGSQEEYFKLYKYSADAIKKVNASYRVGGPGTAGAAWESEMIDYCTRNAAPIDFISTHAYGVKQGYLDEFGNSGTVLDKNPMSVSGDVLDSRKEISASSKPNLELHYTEWSASYTPADPVHDSYHEAAYVLQKLKQVGHAANSMSYWVFTDIFEEAGPRSTPFHGGFGMLTIQGINKPVFYAYQFMNRLGNTELTNSDNSSWVCKDAQGNVQAVLWDFTNTHPGDSVNNQRYYIRDLPSKTKPKIKLEIANIPEGIYALEIYKVGYRNNDAYSTYLSMGKPAQLTKLQVEHIKKQNDGSPFLKEIVSVKAGSVFSRELDARENDVFFLSLVKL from the coding sequence ATGAACCGGATCTACACCGCAGTGTTTGTTTGCCTGTTGGCAAGTTGTGCCATGGCTCAAAGTAAGAAAAAAGTAGCGCCCGAACGTGTGATCAACATTGATTTCAATGTTGAAAAAGGGCCACTGAATACCATGTTCAAGGAATGTGTAGGAGCGGGACGCGCCAACGAAGGCTTGCGTGCGGACTGGCAGCAACAACTCACTTACGTCAGAAAGGAATGTGGTTTCAAATACATTCGCATGCACGGGCTGCTGACAGATGATATGGCCGTTTACTCGCAGGATAAAAATGGAAATCCTCAATACAACTATATGTACGTTGATGTGTTGTTCGATTTTCTCCATTCCATCGGGATGAAACCCTTTGTGGAGTTAGGCTTTATGCCATCGCAGCTTGCCAGCGGAAACAAAACGATTTTCTGGTGGCGGGGTAATGTAACACCACCGAAAGACTATGAGAAATGGGCGGCATTGGTCACGAACCTCGTGCAACATTTTACAGCGCGATATGGCGAAGAGGAAGTAAAAACATGGTATTTTGAAGTATGGAATGAACCCAATCTCGATGGCTTTTGGGCCGGTAGCCAGGAAGAGTATTTCAAACTTTATAAATATAGTGCCGACGCCATAAAAAAAGTGAACGCATCTTACCGGGTTGGCGGACCGGGAACGGCAGGCGCTGCCTGGGAAAGCGAAATGATTGACTACTGCACGAGGAACGCTGCGCCTATCGATTTCATCAGCACACATGCGTACGGCGTAAAGCAAGGATACCTCGATGAGTTTGGCAATTCCGGTACGGTGCTGGACAAGAATCCAATGAGTGTAAGCGGCGATGTACTGGATTCACGTAAAGAGATCTCCGCTTCATCCAAACCCAACCTGGAGTTGCACTATACGGAGTGGAGTGCGTCTTATACCCCGGCAGACCCGGTACACGACAGTTACCACGAAGCAGCCTATGTCCTGCAAAAACTCAAGCAGGTAGGCCATGCCGCCAATTCAATGTCATACTGGGTCTTCACGGACATTTTCGAGGAAGCGGGTCCAAGGTCCACACCCTTTCACGGAGGGTTTGGTATGCTGACTATCCAGGGGATCAACAAGCCCGTGTTCTATGCCTATCAGTTTATGAACCGGTTGGGAAATACGGAATTGACAAATAGCGATAATTCATCCTGGGTGTGCAAGGATGCGCAAGGAAATGTCCAGGCCGTCCTATGGGATTTTACAAACACCCACCCCGGGGACTCGGTCAACAACCAGCGATACTATATCCGGGATTTGCCTTCAAAGACAAAACCCAAGATAAAGCTGGAGATTGCAAATATACCGGAGGGTATATATGCGCTGGAAATATATAAAGTTGGGTATCGCAATAATGACGCATACTCAACCTATCTTTCTATGGGGAAGCCAGCGCAGCTTACAAAGCTACAGGTGGAGCACATCAAGAAACAAAATGACGGTTCGCCATTTTTGAAAGAGATTGTATCCGTAAAGGCGGGATCTGTTTTTTCGCGTGAACTTGACGCCAGAGAAAACGATGTATTCTTCCTTAGCCTTGTAAAGCTCTGA
- a CDS encoding alpha-L-fucosidase — MKIVSTVFFVSACIGFCQVAFSQTPGQTPASPAKQAGVGGKFEPTWQSLKEYQVPEWFRNAKFGIWAHWGPQCQPEQGDWYARLMYDEGSEQYKWHVANYGHPSKAGFKEVVNDWKAQNWDPEKLVALYKRAGAQYFFAMANHHDNLDLWDSKYQSWNTVRVGPKKDIVAGWARAAKNNNLPFGLSVHASHAWSWLETSQRSDKSGPLAGVPYDGRLTKSDGKGTWWEGLDPQELYAQDHALSEGSDNITSLFKQWEWGNGAATPSPEYCNKFYNRVVDLIDQFNPDLLYFDDSVLPLYPVSDVGLKIAAHYYNHNQATHQGKLEGVLFGKVLNEEQKKCIVWDVERGAPENIQPLAWQTCTCIGDWHYKRSIYEKGEYKSAKDVIHMLVDIVSKNGNLLLNIPVRGDGTIDEKEIAVLEDIASWMKVNSESIFDTRPWEIFGEGPSTEAANPVKAQGFNEGKVKYTANDIRFNKKGNILYATVLGRPVDNINIRSLGKGKAKIKNIEMLGSTGKLSWKQNPDNLVIEKPKAASSDIAVVYKIYLQ; from the coding sequence ATGAAAATTGTTTCAACCGTATTTTTTGTTTCCGCATGTATCGGATTTTGTCAAGTAGCATTCAGCCAGACTCCTGGACAGACACCAGCATCCCCGGCCAAGCAAGCAGGGGTGGGGGGTAAGTTCGAGCCGACGTGGCAGTCATTAAAAGAATACCAGGTTCCGGAATGGTTTCGCAACGCCAAGTTCGGAATCTGGGCACATTGGGGACCGCAGTGTCAACCCGAGCAAGGCGACTGGTATGCCAGGCTGATGTATGATGAAGGGAGTGAACAGTATAAATGGCACGTGGCCAACTACGGGCATCCCTCCAAGGCCGGGTTCAAGGAAGTTGTCAACGACTGGAAAGCACAAAACTGGGACCCCGAGAAGCTGGTGGCACTGTATAAACGGGCCGGTGCTCAGTACTTCTTCGCGATGGCCAACCATCATGATAACCTGGACCTGTGGGACAGTAAATATCAATCGTGGAACACCGTACGCGTTGGACCGAAGAAAGATATTGTCGCCGGTTGGGCCCGTGCAGCAAAAAATAATAACCTTCCATTTGGCCTGAGTGTGCATGCTTCACATGCCTGGTCCTGGCTGGAGACCTCACAGCGTTCCGATAAGAGTGGACCCCTTGCCGGCGTGCCCTACGATGGTCGGCTCACCAAGTCAGATGGAAAGGGAACATGGTGGGAAGGGCTCGATCCGCAGGAACTCTATGCGCAAGATCACGCGTTGAGCGAGGGAAGTGATAACATAACCTCCTTGTTCAAGCAGTGGGAGTGGGGCAATGGCGCGGCCACGCCTTCCCCGGAATACTGCAATAAGTTTTATAACAGAGTGGTCGATCTCATTGACCAATTTAATCCTGACTTGCTTTATTTCGACGATTCTGTTCTCCCGCTTTACCCTGTAAGCGACGTGGGTTTGAAAATTGCAGCACATTATTACAACCACAACCAGGCAACCCACCAGGGTAAACTTGAAGGGGTGCTATTCGGAAAAGTCCTAAACGAAGAACAAAAGAAATGCATTGTTTGGGATGTCGAGCGGGGAGCGCCCGAAAATATCCAACCGCTGGCATGGCAGACCTGTACTTGCATTGGCGACTGGCACTATAAAAGATCGATCTACGAAAAAGGAGAGTATAAATCGGCAAAAGATGTCATTCACATGCTGGTAGATATCGTAAGCAAGAACGGAAACCTGCTTTTGAACATCCCGGTTCGTGGCGACGGAACGATAGATGAAAAAGAGATCGCCGTACTGGAAGACATTGCATCGTGGATGAAAGTGAATAGTGAAAGCATTTTCGATACACGTCCGTGGGAAATATTTGGCGAAGGACCCTCGACAGAAGCGGCCAACCCGGTGAAGGCGCAGGGTTTTAATGAAGGAAAGGTCAAGTACACGGCGAATGATATACGCTTCAATAAAAAAGGAAATATTCTTTATGCTACTGTATTGGGCAGGCCGGTCGATAACATAAATATCAGGTCGCTGGGTAAGGGGAAGGCCAAGATCAAAAATATTGAAATGCTGGGCAGCACCGGGAAACTTTCCTGGAAGCAAAACCCGGACAACCTGGTGATCGAAAAGCCCAAGGCCGCGTCAAGTGACATCGCCGTGGTCTATAAAATATATTTGCAATAA